From Streptosporangiales bacterium, the proteins below share one genomic window:
- a CDS encoding transporter — protein MWVRSTMAYRTSFLLMSSGQFLATGLDFVAIWIMFSHTPQLGGFALSEVALLYGASGMAIGLADLLIGGIERIGHRIRDGSLDAMLVRPVPPYVQVAADRFALRRLGRITQAAAVFGWAMVAVDIDWTPGKVLLLPMMLICGTVIFCGIFTLGAAFQFVAMDAAEVSNAFTYGGNTLTQYPPTIFGKELVRAVTFTVPLAFVNWLPVLYLLDRPAPAGLPDALRFASPVAAAALAAVAAVAWRSAIRSYRSTGS, from the coding sequence ATGTGGGTCAGGTCGACGATGGCGTACCGGACGAGCTTCCTGTTGATGTCGTCCGGCCAGTTCCTGGCGACCGGGCTGGACTTCGTCGCCATCTGGATCATGTTCAGCCACACACCGCAGCTCGGCGGCTTCGCGCTGTCCGAGGTGGCGCTGTTGTACGGCGCGTCCGGCATGGCGATCGGCCTCGCCGACCTGCTCATCGGCGGCATCGAACGGATCGGGCACCGGATCAGGGACGGCTCGCTCGACGCGATGCTCGTACGTCCGGTCCCCCCGTACGTACAGGTGGCGGCGGACCGGTTCGCGCTGCGCCGGCTCGGCCGCATCACGCAGGCCGCTGCCGTCTTCGGCTGGGCGATGGTCGCCGTGGACATCGACTGGACGCCGGGCAAGGTCCTGCTGCTGCCGATGATGCTGATCTGCGGCACGGTCATCTTCTGCGGCATCTTCACCCTCGGCGCCGCGTTCCAGTTCGTCGCCATGGACGCCGCGGAGGTGTCGAACGCGTTCACGTACGGCGGGAACACGCTGACCCAGTACCCGCCGACCATCTTCGGGAAGGAGCTGGTGCGCGCGGTCACGTTCACCGTGCCGCTGGCGTTCGTCAACTGGCTGCCGGTGCTCTACCTGCTCGACCGACCGGCACCGGCAGGCCTGCCGGACGCGCTCAGGTTCGCCTCGCCGGTCGCCGCCGCCGCGCTCGCCGCGGTCGCGGCGGTCGCCTGGAGGTCCGCCATCCGCAGTTACCGAAGCACGGGGAGTTGA
- a CDS encoding DUF4287 domain-containing protein produces MSLNHSPETHQNLLERIPRTTGKELREWLDAIDEGPTFLRLEEQANWLRDEHGLHHGYAAALAHEHHRRRRCTRTA; encoded by the coding sequence ATGTCCCTGAACCACTCGCCGGAGACCCACCAGAATCTACTTGAGCGGATTCCACGGACAACGGGTAAAGAACTCCGAGAGTGGTTGGACGCGATAGACGAAGGACCGACCTTCCTGCGACTCGAAGAACAGGCCAACTGGCTGCGCGACGAGCACGGGCTGCACCACGGTTACGCGGCCGCCCTCGCGCACGAGCACCACCGCCGCCGCCGCTGCACCCGCACCGCCTGA
- a CDS encoding ATP-binding cassette domain-containing protein, whose protein sequence is MSDALIRLDGVERSFVVRRKVGRLRRSRQVVRAVDRLSFTIDRGEVVGYIGPNGAGKSTTIKMLTGILVPSTGTVTVAGIDPAKQRVQLTRRIGVVFGQRTTLWWDLPLRDSFGLLRRIYRVPDERFHANLRKYVDALELGPLLDVPVRQLSLGQRMRGDITAALLHDPEVLYLDEPTIGLDVVSKVKVREFLRDLNTERGTTIVLTTHDLTDIEQLCSRVMVVDHGSLVYDGDLAGLHDIGETHRTLIVDLAEAAPPIEVVGAQVTRVDGVRQWLRFPAAESAAPLVAQIAARYPLVDLSVAEPDIEDVITQLYLGAARTA, encoded by the coding sequence ATGTCCGATGCCCTGATCCGGCTCGACGGGGTGGAACGCAGCTTCGTCGTACGGCGCAAGGTCGGCCGGCTGCGGCGCAGCAGGCAGGTGGTGCGCGCGGTCGACCGCCTGTCGTTCACCATCGACCGCGGCGAGGTGGTCGGCTACATCGGGCCGAACGGCGCGGGGAAGTCGACGACCATCAAGATGCTCACCGGCATCCTCGTCCCAAGCACCGGCACGGTGACCGTCGCCGGCATCGACCCGGCGAAGCAGCGGGTGCAGCTCACCAGGCGGATCGGCGTCGTCTTCGGGCAGCGCACCACCCTGTGGTGGGACCTACCGCTGCGGGACAGCTTCGGCCTGCTCCGTCGGATCTACCGGGTGCCGGACGAGAGGTTCCACGCCAACCTGCGCAAGTACGTCGACGCGCTCGAGCTCGGTCCGTTGCTCGACGTACCGGTACGCCAGCTCTCGCTCGGCCAGCGGATGCGCGGTGACATCACCGCGGCGCTGCTGCACGACCCCGAGGTGCTGTACCTGGACGAGCCCACCATCGGCCTGGACGTGGTGAGCAAGGTGAAGGTGCGCGAGTTCCTGCGCGACCTCAACACCGAGCGCGGCACCACCATCGTGCTGACCACGCACGACCTCACCGACATCGAGCAGCTCTGCTCGCGGGTGATGGTCGTCGACCACGGCAGCCTGGTCTACGACGGTGACCTGGCGGGCCTACACGACATCGGCGAGACGCACCGCACCCTGATCGTCGACCTGGCCGAAGCCGCACCACCGATCGAGGTGGTAGGCGCCCAGGTAACCCGCGTGGACGGCGTACGCCAATGGCTACGGTTCCCGGCAGCGGAGAGCGCCGCTCCCCTGGTGGCGCAGATAGCCGCCCGCTACCCCCTGGTGGACCTCTCCGTAGCCGAACCCGACATCGAGGACGTCATCACCCAGCTCTACCTAGGCGCCGCCCGCACCGCCTGA
- a CDS encoding DUF21 domain-containing protein encodes MTGPLGWLVFVALLAANALFVAAEFSLTSVDRARLEQVAAGGGRRARVTLAAVRKLALQLSGAQFGITIASLLVGFVAEPLFRSVLDPLLHPLPVPTAVTTGIGVVFALFVATFLQMLLGELVPQNLAIARPMGTALAIAPLQSAFTAVGRPAIALFNGTANSIVRLVGAEPQQELRSARTPAELSSLIASSAQQGALPADVATLLRRSLGFGSLTAGDVLTPRVRMSSLRADDTVADLLELARTTGHSRFPVHAGNQDEIIGAVHVKHAFGVKPERRAETPVRLLMRPPVRVPESLPCDDLLLTLRRRGLQLAIVIDEYSGTAGIVTLEDLLEELVGAVRDEYDEKEQPEAVRQPDGSWSVSGLLRPDELAERIGPRPPDGSYDTVAGLVLAAVGQLPSVGDTVTTAGWTLTVTEMDGRRIDRLSVHPPARAGDEDGDAAEPAP; translated from the coding sequence ATGACCGGACCTCTCGGCTGGCTCGTCTTCGTCGCGCTGCTCGCCGCCAACGCGCTCTTCGTCGCAGCGGAGTTCTCGCTCACCTCGGTGGATCGGGCGCGGCTGGAACAGGTCGCCGCCGGAGGCGGCCGACGGGCCCGCGTCACGCTCGCCGCGGTACGTAAGCTCGCGCTCCAACTCTCCGGTGCCCAGTTCGGCATCACCATCGCCTCGCTGCTGGTCGGCTTCGTCGCCGAGCCGCTGTTCCGCAGCGTCCTCGACCCGCTGCTCCACCCACTCCCCGTACCAACGGCCGTCACCACGGGCATCGGCGTCGTGTTCGCGCTGTTCGTCGCGACGTTCCTGCAGATGCTGCTCGGCGAGCTGGTGCCGCAGAACCTCGCCATCGCCAGGCCGATGGGGACGGCGCTGGCCATCGCACCGCTGCAGAGCGCGTTCACCGCCGTCGGCCGGCCCGCGATCGCGCTGTTCAACGGGACGGCGAACTCGATCGTCCGGCTGGTCGGCGCGGAGCCGCAGCAGGAGCTACGCTCCGCGCGCACCCCGGCCGAGCTCAGCTCGCTGATCGCCAGCTCGGCGCAGCAGGGCGCCCTGCCCGCCGACGTCGCCACGCTGCTGCGCCGCTCGCTCGGGTTCGGCTCGCTGACGGCGGGCGACGTGCTCACCCCGCGGGTGCGGATGTCCTCGCTGCGCGCCGACGACACCGTCGCCGACCTGCTCGAGCTGGCACGTACCACCGGGCACTCCAGGTTCCCCGTGCACGCCGGCAACCAGGACGAGATCATCGGCGCCGTGCACGTCAAGCACGCGTTCGGCGTGAAGCCGGAACGGCGTGCGGAGACCCCCGTCCGGCTGCTGATGCGCCCGCCCGTTCGGGTGCCAGAGTCGCTGCCCTGTGACGACCTGCTGCTCACCCTGCGCCGCCGCGGCCTGCAGCTGGCCATCGTGATCGACGAGTACTCGGGCACCGCGGGGATCGTCACGCTGGAGGACCTGCTCGAGGAGCTGGTCGGCGCGGTCCGCGACGAGTACGACGAGAAGGAGCAGCCGGAGGCCGTGCGGCAGCCGGACGGGAGCTGGTCGGTCTCCGGCCTGCTCCGCCCGGACGAGCTCGCCGAGCGGATCGGCCCCCGGCCGCCGGACGGCTCGTACGACACGGTCGCCGGGCTGGTGCTCGCCGCCGTCGGGCAGCTGCCGTCGGTCGGCGACACCGTCACGACCGCGGGCTGGACGCTCACCGTGACGGAGATGGACGGCCGCCGAATCGACCGGCTCAGCGTGCACCCGCCGGCCCGTGCCGGTGACGAGGACGGCGACGCCGCGGAGCCCGCGCCATGA
- a CDS encoding DUF21 domain-containing protein: MMILVTILLLAANAFFVAGQFALISVRADQLQPMADAGSRTARMAQQQIRQLPTMLAASQLGIALCSLALGAAAEPAIAHQLERVVHAVGLPEAAVHPIALVTALALVSYAHMVLGEMVPKNLSLAGPVRAALTLGPPMAAWVRLTGPVVRFVNGVANLILRLFRVEPKEEISTAYTTTELRHVITESVAHGFIQPDEERLLERALALERRTSLEVTVPMTRLVTVPEGTTRRDLEKVAAETGFSRFPVSSASAPDQLIGFFHVKDMLDVAEMDAPLPSTMIRRLVTVDRDTPLLQACAALQAEGAHLGRVVVGDRTVGVVALEDILEELVGEVHDASHRS, encoded by the coding sequence ATGATGATCCTGGTGACCATCCTGCTGCTCGCGGCGAACGCGTTCTTCGTCGCCGGGCAGTTCGCGCTGATCTCCGTGCGCGCCGATCAGCTCCAGCCGATGGCCGATGCAGGGAGCAGGACGGCCCGGATGGCACAGCAGCAGATCCGGCAGCTGCCCACCATGCTCGCCGCCTCCCAGCTGGGCATCGCGCTGTGCTCGCTCGCTCTCGGCGCCGCGGCCGAGCCGGCTATCGCGCACCAGCTCGAACGCGTCGTGCACGCCGTCGGCCTGCCGGAGGCCGCCGTGCACCCGATCGCGCTAGTCACCGCGCTCGCCCTGGTGTCGTACGCACACATGGTGCTCGGCGAGATGGTGCCGAAGAACCTCTCGCTGGCCGGTCCCGTACGGGCGGCGCTCACCCTCGGCCCGCCGATGGCGGCCTGGGTGCGCCTCACCGGCCCGGTGGTGCGGTTCGTGAACGGCGTCGCGAACCTCATCCTGCGGCTGTTCCGGGTGGAGCCGAAAGAGGAGATCTCCACCGCGTACACCACCACCGAGCTGCGCCACGTGATCACCGAGTCGGTCGCTCACGGGTTCATCCAGCCGGACGAGGAACGGCTGCTCGAGCGGGCGCTCGCGCTCGAGCGGCGCACCAGCCTCGAGGTGACCGTGCCGATGACCCGCCTGGTGACGGTGCCGGAGGGCACCACGAGGCGCGACCTGGAGAAGGTAGCCGCGGAGACCGGCTTCTCCAGGTTCCCCGTAAGCAGCGCGAGCGCCCCTGACCAGCTGATCGGGTTCTTCCACGTGAAGGACATGCTCGACGTCGCGGAGATGGACGCCCCGCTGCCGTCGACGATGATCCGCCGCCTGGTCACCGTGGACAGGGACACCCCGCTGCTGCAGGCGTGTGCAGCGCTGCAGGCGGAGGGAGCGCATCTCGGCCGGGTCGTCGTGGGCGACCGCACCGTGGGGGTCGTCGCGCTCGAGGACATCCTGGAGGAGCTCGTCGGCGAGGTGCACGACGCCAGCCACCGCAGCTGA
- a CDS encoding ABC transporter permease: MYAAIAWRSFRRYATYRAATAAGVFTNTVFGVILAYTYLALWQARPGVGGYDVAAVVTYVWLGQGMLAITEIFGGPFQRELAERVRTGDIAIDLYRPVDLQLWFLAGDLGRAVFSLLGRGLLPALFGAMVFGFRLPVEAVVWPAFALSLVLAVVVSYAIRFLVALSGFWLVDSQGVEALSATLGIFLSGMLLPLTVFPGWLGDVAQLLPWAALLQVPADIFLERHTGLDVLAALGFQTVWAVLLLAAGRLALARATRKVVVQGG; encoded by the coding sequence GTGTACGCCGCCATCGCCTGGCGCAGCTTCCGGCGTTACGCGACCTACCGCGCTGCCACCGCGGCAGGCGTGTTCACCAACACGGTGTTCGGCGTGATCCTCGCCTACACCTACCTCGCGCTCTGGCAGGCGCGTCCCGGCGTCGGCGGCTACGACGTCGCCGCCGTCGTCACGTACGTCTGGCTCGGCCAGGGCATGCTCGCGATCACGGAGATCTTCGGTGGCCCGTTCCAGCGCGAGCTGGCCGAACGGGTACGCACCGGCGACATCGCCATCGACCTGTACCGGCCGGTCGACCTGCAGCTGTGGTTCCTCGCCGGCGACCTCGGCCGTGCCGTGTTCAGCCTGCTCGGCCGCGGCCTGCTGCCCGCCTTGTTCGGCGCCATGGTGTTCGGGTTCCGGCTGCCGGTCGAAGCCGTCGTGTGGCCGGCGTTCGCGCTGTCGCTCGTGCTCGCGGTGGTGGTGAGCTACGCGATCAGGTTCCTGGTCGCGCTCAGCGGCTTCTGGCTGGTGGACTCGCAGGGCGTGGAGGCGCTGTCTGCCACGCTCGGCATCTTCCTCTCCGGGATGCTGCTGCCGCTGACCGTCTTCCCCGGCTGGCTCGGCGACGTCGCCCAGCTACTGCCGTGGGCGGCGCTGCTCCAGGTGCCCGCGGACATCTTCCTGGAACGCCACACCGGCCTCGACGTGCTCGCCGCACTCGGCTTCCAGACGGTGTGGGCGGTGCTGCTGCTCGCCGCGGGACGCCTCGCGCTCGCCCGGGCGACCAGGAAGGTGGTGGTGCAGGGTGGCTAG
- a CDS encoding MFS transporter, with the protein MTAASELPAALDEQRPTAKLVVATVVGNTIEFYDFIIYGTMTAVAFNQVFFPSSSPAVGTLLTFGAFAVGFFSRPLGGLVFGHFGDRVGRKPMLALTLGIMGTATFLMGLLPSYATIGFWAPLLLTVLRFAQGFGIGGEWGGAVSLVVESAPARKRGFYGSLVQLGSGFGIIMASLTVTILLSVLSTEQLLAWGWRIPFLLSITLVGVGMVVRLRLAESPAFERVRHQGVRSRMPLLATLRRYPRNVAVATGLHVADAAFGFMLGVFAISYTSTQLGLPRSIAVAANLTNGITYLLMTPIGGWLSDRIGRKRAYGWCAALIIPAVFVFFALVETKEIPLVFLGNAIAGAVGGAIYGIQAAFFSELFATNNRYSGISIGFQFATVLGGALMPTVATLLLAASGGATWSISAYIAGLTVITLICTAAAKITGWTQADEAVLPVADPERRT; encoded by the coding sequence ATGACCGCCGCCTCGGAGCTGCCCGCCGCGCTGGACGAGCAACGCCCCACTGCCAAGCTCGTCGTCGCCACCGTCGTCGGTAACACGATCGAGTTCTACGACTTCATCATCTACGGCACGATGACCGCGGTCGCCTTCAACCAGGTCTTCTTCCCGTCCTCCTCGCCCGCCGTCGGCACGCTGCTCACCTTCGGCGCGTTCGCGGTCGGATTCTTCTCCCGGCCGCTCGGCGGGCTGGTGTTCGGGCACTTCGGTGACCGGGTTGGCCGCAAACCGATGCTCGCGCTGACGCTCGGCATCATGGGCACGGCCACGTTCCTCATGGGGCTGCTGCCGAGCTACGCGACCATCGGATTCTGGGCGCCGTTGCTGCTGACCGTCCTCAGGTTCGCGCAGGGGTTCGGCATCGGCGGCGAGTGGGGCGGTGCCGTGTCGCTGGTGGTGGAGAGCGCGCCCGCGCGCAAACGCGGCTTCTACGGCAGCCTGGTGCAGCTCGGCAGCGGCTTCGGCATCATCATGGCCAGCCTCACCGTCACGATCCTGCTCAGCGTGCTCAGCACGGAGCAGCTCCTCGCGTGGGGCTGGCGCATCCCGTTCCTGCTCAGCATCACGCTCGTCGGCGTCGGCATGGTCGTCCGGCTGCGGCTCGCCGAGTCGCCGGCGTTCGAACGCGTACGCCACCAGGGCGTCCGCAGCCGGATGCCGCTGTTGGCCACGCTCCGCCGCTACCCGCGCAACGTCGCCGTCGCGACCGGCCTGCACGTCGCGGACGCCGCGTTCGGTTTCATGCTCGGCGTCTTCGCCATCTCGTACACCTCGACGCAGCTGGGCCTGCCGCGGTCCATCGCGGTCGCCGCGAACCTGACGAACGGCATCACGTACCTGCTGATGACCCCGATCGGTGGCTGGCTGTCGGACCGCATCGGACGCAAACGCGCGTACGGCTGGTGCGCGGCGTTGATCATCCCCGCGGTCTTCGTGTTCTTCGCACTCGTCGAGACCAAGGAGATCCCGCTGGTCTTCCTCGGCAACGCGATCGCGGGTGCGGTCGGCGGCGCGATCTACGGCATCCAGGCCGCGTTCTTCTCCGAGCTGTTCGCGACGAACAACAGGTACAGCGGCATCTCCATCGGCTTCCAGTTCGCGACCGTACTCGGCGGCGCACTGATGCCTACCGTCGCCACGCTGCTGCTCGCCGCCAGCGGCGGTGCCACCTGGTCCATCTCCGCGTACATCGCCGGGCTGACGGTGATCACCCTGATCTGCACCGCCGCCGCGAAGATCACCGGCTGGACGCAAGCCGACGAGGCGGTCCTGCCGGTAGCCGACCCGGAACGGAGAACATGA
- a CDS encoding SGNH/GDSL hydrolase family protein produces MARRLATAVAYGGSGVGILGLSTLGVLALEGLLARRTVGPPRSEPPEAGGVYAAPDVPADTRALSLLVLGDSAAAGLGATVPAETPGAQLAVGLSALARRPVRLHNAAAVGARSEHLDGQLDVAFEELPRPDIAMIIIGVNDVTHLRSPNQAVPYLRAAVERLRGLGTAVVVGTCPDLGTIRPFPQPLRAVAAAMGRRLAEAQTVATVEVGARTVSLGDLLGPQFAERPSEMFGPDRFHPSSIGYAAAAAALLPSAAAALDLDDGRDLPVGVLPLRDAAFEAARNPGAEVMRGEVAGKDRGPRGRFAALRHRRLLRR; encoded by the coding sequence ATGGCAAGGAGGTTGGCCACCGCGGTGGCCTACGGTGGAAGCGGCGTCGGCATCCTCGGGTTGTCGACGTTGGGCGTCCTCGCGCTCGAGGGGCTCCTCGCGCGCCGGACGGTGGGACCGCCGCGGTCCGAGCCGCCCGAGGCCGGCGGCGTCTACGCCGCGCCTGACGTCCCCGCGGACACGCGCGCCCTCTCCCTGCTCGTGCTCGGCGACTCCGCGGCTGCCGGCCTGGGGGCGACGGTGCCGGCGGAGACGCCGGGCGCCCAGCTCGCCGTCGGGCTGTCCGCGCTCGCGCGACGCCCGGTGCGGCTGCACAACGCCGCGGCCGTCGGTGCGCGTTCCGAGCACCTCGACGGCCAGCTCGACGTGGCGTTCGAAGAGCTGCCGCGGCCGGACATCGCGATGATCATCATCGGCGTCAACGACGTCACGCACCTGCGCAGCCCGAACCAGGCCGTCCCGTACCTGCGGGCGGCGGTCGAGCGGCTGCGCGGGCTCGGCACGGCGGTCGTCGTCGGCACCTGCCCGGACCTCGGCACCATCCGCCCGTTCCCGCAGCCGCTACGTGCGGTAGCGGCAGCGATGGGCCGGCGGCTGGCGGAGGCACAGACCGTGGCGACGGTCGAGGTCGGCGCCCGTACCGTGTCGCTCGGCGACCTGCTCGGCCCGCAGTTCGCCGAGCGCCCGTCGGAGATGTTCGGGCCGGACCGGTTCCACCCGTCCTCGATCGGCTACGCCGCCGCGGCGGCCGCCCTGCTGCCGTCCGCGGCAGCCGCCCTCGACCTCGACGACGGCCGCGACCTCCCGGTCGGCGTCCTCCCGCTGCGCGACGCCGCCTTCGAGGCAGCCCGCAACCCGGGCGCAGAGGTCATGCGCGGCGAGGTGGCCGGCAAGGACCGCGGCCCCCGCGGCCGGTTCGCCGCCCTGCGCCACCGCCGCCTGCTCCGCCGCTGA
- a CDS encoding sulfatase-like hydrolase/transferase — MSTGSPTAPDILLMMVDQLGARWLEAAHEGVVDLPNLRRLQERGVTFANAYTNNPVCSPARATVATGLSSHGHGVTECGYALDPQVPTFMRALQQAGWRTGAFGKLHLVPQVTGEPVDYTAYGFDVVHVSEDQRTGEWLDWVERTHPEHYQAAQATVWMTMLRGLDDYGPDHRDLRAEIERARKSVRWATADCPEADSEAYPLPFPAEVSQSAWITDRALEFIAGVPAQTPLFAHVSYVQPHNPFAPPAEYVPRVATDRIPEPLGAEWLPDHTPAYFDRYPEPSWADRSWRHDRRMYFADLAHLDAELGRLLDGLAQAGRLENAHIVFTSDHGELLHDHGLLGKWERHYDSCIRIPFVVCGPGTMAGTTRTELVDLTDVAPTIYALAGLPEPELPRPDLGRPLVPERIGMLPGQSLLPLCRG, encoded by the coding sequence ATGAGCACGGGGAGTCCCACCGCACCCGACATCCTGCTGATGATGGTCGACCAGCTCGGCGCGCGCTGGCTGGAGGCCGCCCACGAGGGCGTCGTCGACCTACCGAACCTGCGCCGGTTGCAGGAGCGCGGCGTCACCTTCGCCAACGCGTACACCAACAACCCGGTCTGCAGCCCGGCCAGGGCGACCGTGGCCACCGGGCTCAGCTCGCACGGGCACGGGGTCACCGAGTGCGGCTACGCACTCGACCCGCAGGTGCCGACGTTCATGCGGGCGCTGCAGCAGGCCGGCTGGCGCACGGGTGCGTTCGGCAAACTGCACCTCGTGCCGCAGGTCACCGGCGAGCCCGTCGACTACACGGCGTACGGCTTCGACGTCGTGCACGTCTCGGAGGACCAGCGCACCGGCGAGTGGCTGGACTGGGTGGAGCGCACGCACCCGGAGCACTACCAGGCGGCGCAGGCCACCGTGTGGATGACCATGCTGCGCGGCCTCGACGACTACGGGCCCGACCACCGCGACCTACGTGCGGAGATCGAGCGCGCGCGCAAGTCGGTGCGCTGGGCGACGGCCGACTGCCCGGAGGCCGACAGCGAGGCGTACCCGCTGCCGTTCCCCGCCGAGGTGTCACAGTCCGCCTGGATCACCGACCGGGCACTCGAGTTCATCGCCGGGGTGCCGGCGCAGACACCGCTGTTCGCGCACGTCAGCTACGTACAGCCGCACAACCCGTTCGCGCCGCCCGCGGAGTACGTGCCACGGGTCGCCACCGACCGCATCCCGGAACCGCTCGGCGCCGAGTGGCTGCCGGACCACACACCCGCGTACTTCGACCGCTACCCGGAGCCGAGCTGGGCGGACCGCAGCTGGCGGCACGACAGGCGGATGTACTTCGCCGACCTCGCGCACCTCGACGCCGAGCTCGGCCGGCTGCTCGACGGCCTGGCGCAGGCCGGCCGGCTGGAGAACGCCCACATCGTCTTCACCTCCGACCACGGCGAGCTGCTGCACGACCACGGGCTGCTCGGCAAGTGGGAGCGCCACTACGACTCCTGCATCAGGATCCCGTTCGTCGTGTGCGGCCCGGGCACGATGGCGGGCACCACGAGGACCGAGCTCGTCGACCTCACCGACGTCGCGCCGACCATCTACGCACTCGCCGGGCTGCCCGAGCCCGAACTGCCGCGGCCGGACCTCGGCCGGCCGCTCGTGCCCGAGCGGATCGGGATGCTGCCGGGACAGTCACTGCTGCCGCTGTGCCGCGGTTAG
- a CDS encoding cystathionine beta-synthase: MDTYENVADLVGNTPLVRLNTVTAGLPCRVYAKVEYFNPGGSVKDRIALRMVEEAELSGELKPGGTIVEPTSGNTGVGLAIVAQARGYECVFVCPDKVSNDKIDVLRAYGAEVVVCPTAVEPDHPDSYYSVSDRLTRERSGAWKPDQYSNPANPLSHYESTGPELWRQTDGGITHFVAGIGTGGTISGTGKYLKEVSVGAVQVVGADPEGSVYSGGSGRPYLVEGVGEDFWPTTYDREVCDRIVAVTDKDSFTMTRRLAKEEALLVGGSCGMAVSAALTVARDCRPEDIVVVLLPDGGRGYLSKVFNDEWMARYGFAEAGDDTTVGAVLRGKGGRLPELVHAHPNDTVREAVDILREYAVSQMPVVKAEPPVMAAEIVGSVLERQLLEELFNGRARLADRVEDHMAAPLPILGARQPVSAALSALESSDAVVVIEDGKPVGVVTRQDVLGFLATG; encoded by the coding sequence ATGGACACGTACGAGAACGTGGCTGATCTGGTCGGAAACACTCCGCTGGTGCGCCTGAACACTGTGACAGCCGGCCTGCCCTGCCGGGTCTACGCCAAGGTCGAGTACTTCAACCCCGGTGGGTCGGTGAAGGACCGCATCGCGCTGCGGATGGTCGAGGAGGCCGAGCTCAGCGGCGAGCTGAAGCCCGGCGGCACCATCGTGGAGCCGACGTCGGGTAACACCGGGGTCGGCCTCGCCATCGTCGCGCAGGCGCGCGGCTACGAGTGCGTGTTCGTCTGCCCGGACAAGGTCTCCAACGACAAGATCGACGTGCTGCGCGCCTACGGCGCGGAGGTCGTCGTCTGCCCCACCGCGGTGGAGCCGGACCACCCGGACTCGTACTACAGCGTCTCCGACCGGCTGACGCGCGAGCGCTCGGGCGCCTGGAAGCCCGACCAGTACTCCAACCCGGCGAACCCGCTCTCGCACTACGAGTCCACCGGCCCAGAACTGTGGCGGCAGACCGACGGCGGCATCACCCACTTCGTCGCGGGCATCGGCACCGGCGGCACGATCAGCGGCACCGGCAAGTACCTGAAGGAGGTGTCGGTCGGCGCGGTGCAGGTGGTCGGCGCGGACCCCGAGGGCTCGGTCTACTCCGGCGGCTCGGGCCGGCCGTACCTCGTCGAGGGCGTCGGTGAGGACTTCTGGCCCACCACGTACGACCGGGAGGTCTGCGACCGCATCGTCGCGGTGACCGACAAGGACTCGTTCACCATGACCCGCAGGCTCGCCAAGGAGGAGGCGTTGCTGGTCGGCGGTTCGTGCGGCATGGCGGTGTCGGCCGCGCTGACCGTCGCACGCGACTGCCGGCCCGAGGACATCGTGGTCGTCCTGCTCCCCGACGGTGGCCGCGGCTACCTGTCGAAGGTCTTCAACGACGAGTGGATGGCGCGGTACGGCTTCGCCGAGGCCGGCGACGACACCACGGTAGGCGCCGTGCTGCGGGGCAAGGGCGGCAGGCTGCCCGAGCTGGTGCACGCCCACCCCAACGACACCGTACGGGAGGCGGTGGACATCCTCCGCGAGTACGCGGTGTCGCAGATGCCGGTGGTGAAGGCCGAACCACCGGTGATGGCGGCCGAGATCGTCGGCTCGGTGCTCGAGCGGCAGCTGCTCGAGGAGCTGTTCAACGGCCGCGCCCGGCTGGCCGACCGGGTCGAGGACCACATGGCCGCGCCGCTGCCCATCCTCGGGGCCCGGCAGCCGGTCTCGGCGGCGCTTTCCGCGCTGGAGAGCTCGGACGCCGTAGTCGTGATCGAGGACGGCAAGCCGGTGGGCGTGGTGACCCGCCAGGACGTGCTCGGGTTCCTCGCTACCGGGTGA